GCACGTGCAGGCAGACCGAATCGGCGACGTACGGCTCCGCGCGCTCGGTGACTCGCGCGACGAAGCACGCGAGGTCGCGCGCGAACAGACCTTCGGGTCGCTCCACCGGCGGGTCGCCGAGCGCGCCGTTCTCGCACTCCACCTGCCAGCGCGTGCTTCGCCTTGCGCCGGGCGCGCGCTCCTCGACGAGCTCGACCCCACCCCCGCGCGCGAACTCGAGCTCGACCGAGAGCCGGTAGCCAAGGCCGCGCTCGAGCCGCGCGCCGCGCACCCGCGCTTCGCCGAACAGGTCCACCAGCCGGTGCAGGCGAGCGAGCGCGCAGAGCGCTGGCGTGCCCGCGAGCTGGGGGTCCGCGAGCCAGCCCGAGTGGGCGCCGCTGAAGTGGACCACGCCCCTGCGCGGTCGACCGAGCGACGCTGCGCGCTCGCGAAGCCAGGCCTGCGCGG
The sequence above is drawn from the Deltaproteobacteria bacterium genome and encodes:
- a CDS encoding Gfo/Idh/MocA family oxidoreductase: MGSRSPASSASSVDARLSLAVIGAGRAGQARVRALAESRVARLAALVSFRAPEGATFADVLADRSISGVILCTPNLLHPEQARAALLAGKHVLVEFPLVPGPAQARELFAIASERGLVLHEEHIELLSPAQAWLRERAASLGRPRRGVVHFSGAHSGWLADPQLAGTPALCALARLHRLVDLFGEARVRGARLERGLGYRLSVELEFARGGGVELVEERAPGARRSTRWQVECENGALGDPPVERPEGLFARDLACFVARVTERAEPYVADSVCLHVLDLVEAIERRLC